The following proteins are encoded in a genomic region of Ostrea edulis chromosome 7, xbOstEdul1.1, whole genome shotgun sequence:
- the LOC125654670 gene encoding GTPase IMAP family member 7-like, translated as SIFCLFFSVKRICRGRYGRHINEEIRIVLIGKTGSGKSATGNSILGGKMFDSSISGSSVTSKYSKQHALRFTKRIQIVDTPGIFDTRQSNEKIQEEIANCVDITSPGPHAFILVLSISRYTEEEDTSILHFVKHFGDDIFKYIIVLFTRKDDLDEEGQTIQQYIETVPTELKLIIQKCAGRVISFNNRLNGDENYAQVVELLSMIMKNVANNEGRWYTNKMYFEAGKLITEREKKELKRAKEEKEKEFKTFENILDEKHKAKFAELEKRRQMTRRQLEALQIKDQQTEKESKLLQQQCNTLQRKLEYKKMDQKKKI; from the coding sequence AGCATATTCTGCCTTTTTTTCTCAGTCAAGCGTATTTGCAGAGGACGATATGGACGTCACATAAATGAAGAAATTAGAATAGTGTTAATCGGTAAAACTGGGAGCGGAAAAAGTGCAACAGGAAACTCCATTTTAGGGGGGAAAATGTTTGACTCATCTATCTCAGGGTCATCTGTCACAAGTAAATATTCCAAACAACACGCACTTCGATTCACTAAACGAATTCAAATTGTTGATACGCCTGGCATTTTTGACACTAGGCaatcaaatgaaaaaattcaGGAGGAAATTGCAAATTGCGTAGATATTACATCGCCCGGTCCTCACGCTTTTATTTTGGTATTAAGCATTTCCAGATACACGGAGGAAGAGGACACATCCATTTTGCATtttgtcaaacattttggtGATGACATCTTCAAGTATATCATTGTCCTTTTCACTCGAAAAGATGATCTTGACGAGGAAGGACAAACCATACAACAATATATTGAAACCGTTCCTACAGAACTAAAATTGATTATTCAAAAGTGCGCTGGCAGAGTCATCTCATTTAACAATAGACTTAACGGGGACGAAAATTACGCACAAGTTGTAGAATTATTATCGatgataatgaaaaatgtagCCAACAATGAGGGCAGATGGTATACAAATAAGATGTATTTTGAAGCTGGAAAACTTATTACGGAAAGGGAAAAGAAGGAATTGAAAAGGGctaaagaagaaaaagaaaaagaattcaaaacattcgaaaatatattagatgaaaagcatAAAGCCAAGTTTGCGGAGCTAGAGAAAAGGCGTCAGATGACACGAAGACAACTTGAAGCGCTGCAAATAAAGGATCAGCAAACTGAGAAAGAATCAAAATTGCTGCAGCAACAGTGCAACACATTACAAAGGAAATTGGAATACAAGAAAATggatcaaaagaaaaaaatatga